The Pseudomonas sp. TH06 genome contains the following window.
CGACAGTTTGCGCCATGTCGCCGAGCGCGCCGCTGTGTGCGGCGCCCCTGCGTAATGGTAATCAGGGCAGCATCGGGCGCAGGAAGCTGCGCTCGTAGCTGACGATGAACTTCTTCTCGACCAGAGATTCCACCAGCGCGGTGCTTTCCGGATCGGTCAGGGCGATGTGGCGGTAGCTTTCGTAGTCCGCCAGCGACGGAAAACTGAACAGGCAGTAGGCGATATTGCTCGCACCCTCGGACGGCAGAAAGTAGCCGTGATGAGTGCCGCCCAAGCGTTCGACAATGCCGAGCCAAGCCTTGGCGTAGGCCTCGAACTCGGTCAATTGATAAGGGTCGATCACGTATTTGACGTGGCAGGTAATCACGTTTGGCGCTCCTTGCTCAGGTCACTCCTGAATGGCGGTGCCGACTTTGTCCGAGGCGGACCAGATGCGATAGCGCACTTCGACATCCGACGGGGCGTACACCACCACCGGCAATTTGCTGTTGTAGCGCAGCATGAAACCGTCACCGACGACCGGCACGAATGCGCGTTTCTTCTGCGAACCGGGCGGGCAGGCCATCATCGTGCTTATTGGGCCGATGACTTTCTCC
Protein-coding sequences here:
- a CDS encoding NIPSNAP family protein — its product is MITCHVKYVIDPYQLTEFEAYAKAWLGIVERLGGTHHGYFLPSEGASNIAYCLFSFPSLADYESYRHIALTDPESTALVESLVEKKFIVSYERSFLRPMLP